One region of Panulirus ornatus isolate Po-2019 chromosome 42, ASM3632096v1, whole genome shotgun sequence genomic DNA includes:
- the LOC139761797 gene encoding transient receptor potential cation channel subfamily A member 1 homolog isoform X6, whose product MRINKDTVNETFREKTKLREKQLSSNMVIGSLKGVFEGMDISEVDLGGPDPSPYERLHDAVKDNNMVKTEQILKEHNLEERRLLINSCPKKRKPLLSIAAQENDVSMIKLLKSFEADVMMPDSKGCLPLHLAAKKGYANCCKELLSGQVEQALLLNSANKEGMLPHMLAAKHGHQNCCNLLVDETNVNHEDNEGNTALIITVERADDKIAELLLEKGANLNHQNKIGYAAVHKAAQLGSPTCFEALLRKNANVIVKTYEGESVLHLAVRSKEREICVRYLLNNDSVRSIINDPNEHGKTPLHVALEARSCKVAHLLLQHGACQKACFNKVMPIHLASEQGYHLVCGEILSQDPLSVDKKNNAELSPLLIAASHKRTKVCNVLIKYKANLREVDKENRTPLHLALLKGGCTETVKALIKGSISMMDENGYTELHTAVKESSYSCCKLLLKEFKDATSCLWKKDKEDCYPLDIAYEVNHEKIFKLFLEKMAEEQKEQDVRRRIHGYVHKALDDMENRCYVVEAVMHSWVEVGLEPLCGDDKQCTIFHKLIQDHPNLAKVALDRSLTRSDNNFQVFENLHITDEDISTQDPECCKDWRLIKQEIRLRQGAMWFRKHPITLMIQKERNELLQHKLTEKWIDNRWQHHIKITHRLLLLFHLMAFVFQLGFISTSWNEHHISLKYNTTLEEYCDFPPAVDGRDPNPLPTTVHLVFFSVYMLTYIFQVIIYILNGIMIRKWYRLDLCIKMIELFLMLCVLLPLSQCQLQTGIRKAWFAYLLQDIQDRKVLLPL is encoded by the exons tgaAAGACTCCATGATGCTGTCAAAGATAACAATATGGTGAAAACAGAACAGATATTGAAAGAGCATAACTTGGAAGAAAGAAGGCTTTTGATCAATTCTTGTCCTAAGAAGAGGAAACCCTTACTTTCGATTGCAGCTCAAGAAAATGATGTCAGTATGATCAAGTTACTGAAGAGCTTTGAAGCAGATGTAATGATGCCAGACAGTAAAGGCTGTTTGCCATTGCACCTAGCAGCTAAGAAAGGCTATGCCAACTGCTGCAAGGAGCTTTTGTCTGGCCAGGTAGAACAAGCTCTCCTCCTAAATTCAGCTAATAAGGAAGGCATGCTACCTCATATGCTGGCAGCAAAACATGGTCATCAGAATTGTTGCAATCTGTTGGTAGATGAGACAAATGTAAATCATGAGGATAATGAAGGTAACACAGCACTTATTATTACTGTTGAGAGGGCTGATGATAAGATTGCTGAGCTCCTTCTTGAAAAAGGTGCAAATCTGAACCACCAGAACAAAATTGGATATGCAGCTGTGCACAAAGCTGCACAGTTGGGGTCTCCTACATGTTTTGAGGCCCTGTTAAGGAAGAATGCTAATGTAATAGTGAAAACTTATGAAGGGGAAAGTGTTCTACATTTGGCTGTGAGATCAAAAGAACGAGAAATTTGTGTCCGATACCTCTTGAACAATGACAGTGTAAGATCAATTATTAATGACCCAAATGAACATGGTAAGACACCACTACATGTAGCCCTTGAGGCACGTTCATGTAAGGTGGCACATTTGCTGCTACAACATGGAGCATGTCAAAAAGCTTGCTTCAATAAAGTAATGCCAATACACCTGGCAAGTGAACAAGGCTACCACCTCGTATGCGGTGAGATCTTATCCCAAGACCCATTAAGTGTTGACAAGAAGAATAATGCGGAACTAAGTCCACTCCTCATTGCTGCAAGTCACAAACGCACAAAAGTATGCAACGTTCTTATCAAATATAAGGCCAACCTCAGGGAAGTTGATAAAGAAAACAGGACACCTTTGCATTTGGCATTACTGAAGGGTGGTTGTACAGAGACAGTAAAAGCTCTGATAAAGGGATCCATTTCCATGATGGATGAGAATGGATATACTGAATTACATACTGCTGTAAAAGAGAGTTCATATTCTTGTTGTAAACTTTTGCTCAAAGAATTTAAAGATGCTACTTCTTGCTTATGGAAGAAGGATAAGGAAGATTGTTATCCTCTTGATATTGCATAtgaagtaaaccatgaaaagatatTCAAGCTTTTTCTGGAGAAGATGGCTGAGGAACAAAAAGAACAAGATGTAAGACGGAGGATCCATGGATATGTACACAAAGCACTTGACGACATGGAAAATCG aTGCTATGTTGTTGAGGCAGTCATGCATTCATGGGTAGAGGTTGGCCTTGAACCCTTGTGTGGAGATGACAAACAGTGCACCATCTTCCATAAGCTTATTCAGGACCATCCCAACCTTGCCAAAGTAGCACTTGATCGTTCATTAACCCGCAGTGACAACAATTTTCAAGTTTTTGAAAACTTGCACATTACTGATG AGGACATCAGTACACAGGACCCTGAGTGTTGCAAGGATTGGAGGCTAATAAAGCAGGAAATAAGGTTGAGGCAGGGTGCAATGTGGTTCAGAAAGCACCCAATCACCCTCATGATCCAGAAGGAACGGAATGAACTGCTGCAACACAAGCTGACAGAAAAATGGATTGATAACAGGTGGCAGCATCACATCAAAATAACCCACAgacttcttctcctcttccacctaATGGCTTTTGTTTTTCAGTTGGGATTCATCAGTACGTCTTG GAATGAGCATCACATATCACTGAAGTATAACACAACACTTGAAGAATACTGTGATTTTCCACCTGCTGTTGATGGACGTGACCCCAACCCTCTTCCCACTACTGTCCATCTTGTCTTTTTCTCAGTGTATATGCTTACCTACATTTTCCAAGTGATTATCTACATCTTGAATGGTATCATG ATTCGCAAGTGGTACAGACTGGATCTGTGTATCAAGATGATCGAGCTCTTTCTCATGTTGTGTGTCCTCTTGCCTCTCAGTCAATGCCAACTTCAAACTGGAATAAGGAAG